The proteins below are encoded in one region of Rhizobacter sp.:
- a CDS encoding carbohydrate-binding protein, whose protein sequence is MATRALERLIPEAPRALLNILDGERGPVLAPVRAELYGAERFAQHAKSLADSHRAQRGPWRAATFFPRLRHNIRALREAHQYIGLQAESGYDISPAGEWLLDNFHLIEAQLKAIHEDLPRRYYRHLPVLVEEPLAGLPRIYGLAWAFVAHTDGAFDEDLALRFLTAYQQARELQLAELWALPTTLRVVLIENLRRLAERVATHKAARELANLCSDRLHTFSIESLDELLGELNRRGVGRTFLGQMTQRLADLQRTSDPLALLPYQHWLQAGLPDVASQRAQQAADQAADNLSVSNAVTSLRTIGDADWPELIAKSSPLMQMMLGSPLFAAEHAATRDRTLHAIERLARRCRRSETEVGRTLLALMQSDDPDEPDTQVALHWLQGDGRPRLLEALKLREDTGTACVSHARQAALPLYLGSLLAAVIVLVLSMFAMTPPLAKPSMLLSTLAALLLLFPASEAVVAVINRLVSESVRPEHLPRLALHEGIPAEHRAMVVIPCMLTSDDGIAALVHRLQLHYLANPERHAQFALLSDWADAEAAHMPTDTPLLRDAVIALRELNKRHPVAEGDPPRFLILHREREFSATEQSWIGWERKRGKLEQLIAALARGERGPFLDLGRESQIAPGTRYILTLDSDTQLPPGRLRELVGVAAHPHNRPRLDDTGLRVVSGYSIFQPRIATPLPQPQEVTPFHWLYAGQPGLDPYSTPSSEIYQDVFGEGTYTGKALLDVQAMHTVLHERLPEGLVLSHDLVEGSIARCAAVTDLTLIEDAPVHADAAAARIHRWMRGDWQLLPIFASPRLYPMRGVNRWKVFDNLRRSLVAPASLALLVLVLVRPVVSPWAALLLVFAAFGAGPLLGAVAGFAPSRDNIALRHFYRGAAHRLARAVLGALWHLAQLLHHALMATDAVVRSLHRMFVSRRWLMQWTTSASAQAATETELREIARGHWQTSATAIALLVLLLAARTPSPGLAALLCAIWAASPVWTWWVSRPRPAREDQALPHDDRMRLERIARDTWRLFERCVGPADRHLPPDNLQTLPHDMVAHRTSPTNIGLYLLSSCCARAFGWIGTRELTERLEATLGTLDTLQRHRGHFLNWYDTQSGATLLPLYVSTVDSGNLCGHFLAVAQACRELARRPVDLNAAEAAAHASRARLSPLLQQLPELFPDNGVHHSTRPLARLLAMPSPLDEAQHRPADFGLLLQEARDELHAWVPEAVQPAMPAKPTLRDELAWQLTDHLATLQSALRDIDARHDADGLSEQLLAIADRCERFAWEADFSFLYHPKRHLFHIGFRVAEGQLDAGFYDLLASEARLTSLLAIAKGEVPVSHWASLGRPFYAVGAQAGLRSWSGSMFEYLMPSLTLDEPHGSVLRDAAIAAVQEQIAYARSHAVPWGISESAYAGRDHTLAYQYAPQGVPRLAFRRTPANELVIAPYATALASQVAPRRAAANLAALEGLGARARYGFIEALDFTPARLAAGEPYAPVATFMAHHQGMSIVSIANVLLDNRAKRWGMGHPRIEAVATLLHERAPHEVSRLYEPLAGPPPVKVQRTPALLRELSPGTSAVEPTHLLSNGRYSVALRANGAGWSRRGNAGITRWRDDALRDAHGSFFYLRLPTGKELVSITQHPAPDPKAWYRAFFHADRVCFDAAWRQVQAHTTVWVSPEDDIEFRQVELQNLTGEPLEIELVSAFEPTLADPRADEAHPAFSNLFIRAEWRAAEQALLFERTPRLVTESGLQAAHFLADSSPHVSAVRAQTDRLRWVGRNHDAVRPQGGLHELPAGDNLTLDTGLDPVCALALTLRIPPNAKARLTFATAASDSAATLHAVIDKYRQPIHLQRSSLMSATLTGIRLRSLGISAENFAAAQALTTAVALSLTRPSLGPPGVERRASPRIDVCDRKLLWRFGISGDRPIVLVSAGLTQSLGLLRSLGQVLRLWAWGRLPCDLVVVDAEPASYHMALHREITALRERHDADNAAQPGPACTGLHLLRADELSPEELGTLRSLARIRLRADGRPLVHHLQEWIALHEKAEDARGEVSTTAVPMARLPQAPVAVTHGRFDDGAHEFRFEAGARSRPPRPWINVLSNPGFGGQLSEAGGGYTWAVNSRLNQLTAWSNDPVSDPPSEWFLVQDRKTREAWSVTPSAWGDERVTYHVQHGQGYSMVRHQRGDIAITASWCVDAQTSVKQVWLRLENRGTRAQPLRLVAMAEWMMGAGRSDRGTVHTAAHTSAQGLALFATQADRTAGYGDGTAFLAMHGATEDDDWTCDRRECFDARGRLVLPDHFAEHQGGGLDPCAALSKRLTLEPGATHDQVFLIGYADTPAAARELAQAAVTVPPRQRLDEVLTRWDALLGATRVHTPDPLFDAMVNRWLLYQAVACRLWAKAGFYQAGGATGFRDQLQDAMALAWPAPQMLRDQILVAASRQFPEGDVQHWWHAPTGAGVRTHFSDDLLWLAHACSHYLQATGDSSLLDEEVPFLDGGPIPEGAEDAYYTPTVSAQKASVYEHAARAIDRSLKCGTHGLPLMGTGDWNDGMNRVGHEGRGESVWLAWFLCRIVDDFAPLARARGEDARAELWEAAATGWRRALDTEAWDGQWFKRAFFDDGTPLGSQANREGRIDLIAQAWSVLANAEPFERPHSAMTAAEELLVDHDAGLIKLLDPPLATATPSAGYIQAYPPGVRENGGQYSHAGVWALMAQAELATRDGSTPSLAELPYRYFCYLSPAHRAQHPRLGEAYAIEPYVMAGDVYTQPPYVGRGGWSWYTGAAAWLHRAAVGSILGLKLQAERLSVRPCLPAHWPQAELTLQREGRRLHFTLLRGSAHAAREAASAKNARVLAVGEKVNWRELPADTAFVVPLTPEDEVAASPAHSALHK, encoded by the coding sequence ATGGCCACGCGCGCGCTGGAGCGGTTGATACCCGAGGCGCCCCGGGCCCTGCTGAACATCCTCGACGGCGAGCGCGGCCCCGTGCTCGCGCCGGTGCGCGCCGAGCTCTACGGCGCCGAGCGTTTTGCCCAGCACGCGAAGAGCCTCGCCGACAGCCACCGCGCCCAGCGCGGTCCCTGGCGCGCAGCAACCTTCTTCCCCCGCCTGCGCCACAACATCCGGGCCCTGCGCGAAGCGCACCAATACATCGGCCTGCAGGCCGAGAGCGGCTACGACATCAGCCCGGCTGGCGAATGGCTGCTCGACAACTTCCACCTGATCGAAGCGCAGCTCAAGGCCATCCACGAAGACCTGCCGCGTCGCTACTACCGCCACCTGCCGGTGCTGGTGGAAGAGCCGCTCGCCGGCCTGCCGCGCATCTACGGCCTCGCCTGGGCCTTCGTGGCGCACACCGACGGCGCCTTCGACGAAGACCTCGCGCTGCGCTTTCTCACCGCCTACCAGCAAGCGCGCGAGCTGCAGCTGGCCGAGCTGTGGGCACTGCCGACCACGCTGCGCGTGGTGCTGATCGAGAACCTGCGGCGCCTGGCCGAGCGTGTGGCCACGCACAAGGCCGCACGCGAGCTGGCCAACCTGTGCAGCGACCGGCTGCACACCTTCTCCATCGAGTCGCTCGACGAGCTGCTGGGCGAGCTCAACCGCCGCGGCGTCGGCCGCACCTTCCTCGGCCAGATGACGCAGCGCCTGGCCGACCTGCAACGCACCAGCGACCCGCTGGCCCTGTTGCCCTACCAGCACTGGCTGCAGGCCGGGTTGCCCGACGTGGCGAGCCAGCGTGCGCAGCAGGCCGCCGACCAGGCCGCCGACAACCTGAGCGTGAGCAATGCCGTGACCTCGCTGCGCACCATCGGCGATGCTGACTGGCCCGAGCTCATCGCGAAGAGCAGCCCGTTGATGCAGATGATGCTCGGCTCGCCGCTCTTCGCCGCCGAGCACGCCGCCACGCGCGACCGCACGCTGCATGCCATCGAGCGCCTGGCCCGCCGCTGCCGGCGCAGCGAGACCGAGGTCGGGCGCACGCTGCTCGCCCTGATGCAAAGCGACGACCCTGACGAGCCCGACACGCAGGTCGCCCTGCACTGGCTGCAAGGCGACGGCCGCCCGCGCCTGCTCGAAGCGCTGAAGCTGCGCGAAGACACCGGCACCGCCTGCGTCTCGCACGCACGGCAGGCCGCGCTGCCGCTCTACCTCGGCAGCCTGCTCGCCGCGGTGATCGTGCTGGTGCTGTCGATGTTCGCGATGACGCCGCCGCTGGCCAAGCCGTCGATGCTGCTGAGCACGTTGGCAGCGCTGCTGTTGCTCTTCCCGGCATCCGAGGCGGTGGTGGCGGTGATCAACCGGCTGGTGAGCGAATCGGTGCGGCCCGAGCACCTGCCGCGGCTCGCGCTGCACGAGGGCATCCCGGCCGAACACCGGGCGATGGTGGTCATCCCGTGCATGTTGACGAGCGACGACGGCATCGCCGCGCTCGTGCACCGCCTGCAGCTGCACTACCTCGCCAACCCCGAGCGGCACGCGCAGTTCGCATTGCTCAGCGACTGGGCCGATGCCGAAGCCGCGCACATGCCCACCGACACACCGCTGCTGCGCGACGCGGTGATCGCGCTGCGTGAGCTCAACAAGCGCCACCCCGTCGCCGAGGGTGACCCACCGCGCTTTCTCATCCTGCACCGCGAGCGCGAGTTCAGCGCCACCGAGCAGAGCTGGATCGGCTGGGAGCGCAAGCGCGGCAAGCTCGAGCAGCTGATCGCTGCACTCGCACGCGGCGAGCGCGGCCCCTTCCTCGACCTCGGGCGCGAATCGCAGATCGCGCCCGGCACGCGCTACATCCTCACGCTCGACAGCGACACCCAGCTCCCGCCCGGCCGCCTGCGCGAGCTGGTGGGCGTGGCCGCGCACCCGCACAACCGCCCCCGGCTCGACGACACGGGCCTGCGCGTGGTGAGCGGCTACAGCATCTTCCAGCCGCGCATCGCCACGCCGCTGCCGCAGCCGCAGGAGGTCACGCCCTTCCACTGGCTCTACGCGGGCCAGCCCGGGCTCGACCCCTACAGCACGCCCAGCTCCGAGATCTATCAAGACGTGTTCGGCGAAGGCACCTACACCGGCAAGGCGCTGCTCGACGTGCAGGCCATGCACACCGTGCTGCACGAGCGCCTGCCCGAAGGCCTGGTGCTGAGCCACGACCTGGTCGAAGGCTCCATTGCCCGCTGCGCGGCCGTCACCGACCTCACGCTGATCGAGGACGCGCCGGTGCATGCCGACGCCGCCGCCGCGCGCATCCACCGTTGGATGCGCGGCGACTGGCAGCTGCTGCCCATCTTCGCGAGCCCACGCCTCTACCCGATGCGCGGCGTGAACCGCTGGAAGGTGTTCGACAACCTGCGCCGCTCGCTGGTCGCCCCCGCGTCGCTCGCGCTGCTCGTGCTGGTGCTGGTGCGGCCGGTGGTGTCGCCGTGGGCCGCGCTGCTGCTCGTCTTCGCGGCCTTCGGCGCCGGGCCCTTGCTGGGCGCGGTGGCCGGCTTCGCGCCAAGCCGCGACAACATCGCCCTGCGCCACTTCTACCGTGGTGCGGCCCACCGCCTCGCCCGCGCGGTCCTCGGCGCGCTGTGGCACCTGGCACAGCTGCTGCACCACGCCCTGATGGCCACCGATGCCGTGGTGCGCTCGCTGCACCGCATGTTCGTGAGCCGCCGCTGGCTGATGCAATGGACCACCTCGGCCAGCGCCCAGGCCGCCACCGAAACCGAGCTGCGCGAGATTGCCCGCGGCCACTGGCAGACCTCGGCCACCGCCATCGCGCTGCTCGTGCTGCTGCTCGCGGCCCGCACGCCGTCACCGGGCCTCGCCGCACTGCTGTGCGCGATCTGGGCCGCCTCGCCGGTGTGGACGTGGTGGGTGAGCCGCCCCCGCCCGGCCCGCGAAGACCAGGCCCTGCCGCACGACGACCGCATGCGGCTCGAGCGCATCGCGCGCGACACCTGGCGCCTCTTCGAACGCTGCGTGGGCCCGGCCGACCGCCACCTGCCCCCCGACAACCTGCAGACGCTGCCGCACGACATGGTGGCGCACCGCACCTCGCCCACCAACATCGGGCTGTACCTGCTTTCCAGCTGCTGCGCACGCGCCTTCGGCTGGATCGGCACGCGCGAGCTCACCGAGCGGCTCGAGGCCACGCTCGGCACGCTCGACACGCTGCAGCGCCACCGCGGCCACTTCCTCAACTGGTACGACACGCAAAGCGGTGCCACGCTGCTGCCGCTGTATGTGTCGACCGTCGACAGCGGCAACCTCTGCGGCCACTTCCTCGCCGTGGCGCAGGCCTGCCGCGAGCTGGCGCGCCGGCCCGTCGACCTGAACGCCGCCGAGGCCGCCGCCCATGCCTCGCGTGCGCGGCTGTCGCCGCTCTTGCAGCAGCTGCCCGAACTCTTCCCCGACAACGGCGTGCACCACAGCACCCGGCCGCTCGCGCGGCTGCTCGCCATGCCGAGCCCGCTCGACGAAGCACAGCACCGGCCGGCCGACTTCGGCCTGCTGCTGCAGGAAGCGCGCGACGAGCTGCACGCCTGGGTGCCCGAAGCCGTGCAGCCCGCGATGCCGGCCAAGCCGACGCTGCGCGACGAGCTCGCATGGCAGCTCACCGACCACCTCGCCACCCTGCAATCGGCGCTGCGCGACATCGACGCGCGGCATGACGCCGATGGCTTGAGCGAGCAGCTCCTGGCCATCGCCGACCGCTGCGAGCGCTTCGCCTGGGAGGCCGACTTCAGCTTCCTCTACCACCCGAAGCGCCACCTCTTCCACATCGGCTTCCGCGTGGCCGAAGGGCAGCTCGATGCCGGCTTCTACGACCTGCTCGCGTCGGAGGCGCGGCTCACCAGCCTGCTCGCCATTGCCAAGGGCGAGGTGCCGGTGAGCCACTGGGCATCGCTCGGGCGGCCCTTCTATGCGGTGGGGGCGCAGGCCGGGCTGCGCTCGTGGTCGGGCTCGATGTTCGAGTACCTGATGCCGAGCCTGACCCTCGACGAGCCGCACGGCAGCGTGTTGCGCGACGCGGCCATCGCGGCGGTGCAGGAGCAGATCGCCTACGCGCGGTCGCACGCGGTGCCCTGGGGCATCTCGGAGTCGGCCTATGCCGGGCGCGACCACACGCTCGCCTACCAGTACGCACCGCAAGGCGTGCCGCGCCTGGCCTTCCGCCGCACGCCGGCCAACGAACTCGTGATCGCACCCTACGCCACCGCGCTCGCCTCGCAGGTGGCACCACGCCGCGCAGCGGCCAACCTCGCGGCGCTCGAAGGGCTGGGCGCGCGCGCACGCTACGGCTTCATCGAGGCGCTCGACTTCACGCCCGCGCGGCTGGCGGCCGGCGAGCCTTATGCGCCGGTGGCCACCTTCATGGCGCACCACCAGGGCATGAGCATCGTCTCGATCGCCAACGTGCTGCTCGACAACCGCGCCAAACGCTGGGGCATGGGCCACCCGCGCATCGAGGCGGTGGCCACGCTGCTGCACGAACGTGCGCCGCACGAGGTGTCGCGCCTCTACGAGCCGCTGGCCGGGCCGCCGCCGGTGAAGGTGCAGCGCACCCCGGCGCTGCTGCGCGAGCTGAGCCCGGGCACGAGCGCGGTCGAGCCGACGCACCTGCTGTCGAACGGGCGCTACAGCGTGGCGCTGCGCGCCAACGGCGCCGGCTGGAGCCGCCGCGGCAACGCCGGCATCACCCGCTGGCGCGACGATGCGCTGCGCGATGCACACGGCAGCTTCTTCTACCTGCGTCTGCCCACCGGGAAAGAACTGGTCTCCATCACCCAGCACCCGGCCCCCGACCCCAAGGCCTGGTACCGCGCCTTCTTCCACGCCGACCGCGTGTGCTTCGATGCCGCGTGGCGCCAGGTGCAGGCCCACACGACGGTGTGGGTGAGCCCCGAAGACGACATCGAATTCCGCCAGGTCGAGCTGCAGAACCTCACCGGAGAGCCATTGGAGATCGAGCTCGTTTCGGCCTTCGAGCCCACGCTTGCCGACCCGCGTGCCGACGAGGCGCACCCGGCGTTTTCCAACCTCTTCATCCGGGCGGAGTGGCGCGCCGCGGAGCAGGCGCTGCTCTTCGAGCGCACGCCGCGGCTCGTGACCGAGAGCGGCTTGCAGGCCGCTCACTTTCTCGCCGACAGCAGCCCGCACGTCTCCGCCGTGCGCGCACAAACCGACCGCCTGCGTTGGGTGGGCCGCAACCACGATGCGGTGCGGCCACAGGGCGGCTTGCACGAGCTGCCGGCGGGCGACAACCTGACACTCGACACCGGCCTCGACCCCGTCTGCGCGCTCGCGCTCACGCTGCGCATCCCGCCGAACGCGAAGGCACGGCTCACCTTCGCGACCGCCGCCTCCGACTCGGCCGCCACGCTGCACGCGGTGATCGACAAGTACCGCCAGCCCATCCACCTGCAGCGCTCGTCGCTGATGTCGGCCACGCTCACCGGCATTCGCCTGCGCAGCCTCGGCATCAGCGCCGAGAACTTCGCCGCTGCACAGGCGCTCACGACGGCGGTGGCGCTCTCGCTCACGCGCCCGAGCCTCGGCCCGCCGGGCGTCGAACGACGCGCCTCGCCGCGCATCGACGTCTGCGACCGCAAGCTGTTGTGGCGCTTCGGCATCTCGGGCGACCGGCCCATCGTGCTCGTGTCCGCCGGCCTCACCCAATCGCTCGGCCTGCTGCGCTCGCTCGGCCAGGTGCTGCGCCTGTGGGCCTGGGGGCGCTTGCCCTGCGACCTGGTCGTGGTCGACGCGGAACCGGCCTCCTACCACATGGCCCTGCACCGCGAGATCACCGCGCTGCGCGAGCGGCACGATGCCGACAATGCGGCGCAGCCCGGCCCCGCCTGCACCGGCCTCCACCTGCTGCGCGCCGACGAGCTGAGCCCCGAAGAACTGGGCACGCTGCGCAGCCTGGCGCGCATCCGCCTGCGCGCCGACGGCCGGCCGCTGGTGCACCACCTGCAGGAGTGGATTGCGCTGCACGAGAAGGCGGAAGACGCGCGCGGCGAGGTGTCGACCACGGCGGTGCCGATGGCACGTCTGCCGCAGGCGCCGGTGGCGGTGACGCACGGCCGCTTCGACGATGGCGCGCACGAGTTCCGCTTCGAGGCCGGCGCCCGCTCTCGCCCCCCGCGCCCGTGGATCAATGTGCTGTCGAACCCGGGCTTCGGCGGCCAGCTGTCCGAGGCGGGTGGCGGCTACACCTGGGCGGTGAACAGCCGGCTCAACCAGCTCACCGCGTGGTCGAACGACCCGGTGTCGGACCCGCCGTCAGAATGGTTCCTCGTGCAGGACCGCAAGACCCGCGAGGCCTGGAGCGTCACGCCCTCGGCCTGGGGCGACGAGCGGGTGACGTACCACGTGCAGCACGGCCAAGGCTACTCGATGGTGCGCCACCAGCGCGGCGACATCGCGATCACCGCCTCGTGGTGCGTCGATGCGCAGACCTCGGTCAAGCAGGTGTGGCTGCGGCTCGAGAACCGCGGCACGCGCGCACAGCCGCTGCGCCTGGTGGCGATGGCCGAGTGGATGATGGGCGCAGGCCGCAGCGACCGCGGCACCGTGCACACGGCGGCGCACACGTCGGCCCAGGGTCTGGCGCTCTTCGCCACGCAGGCCGACCGCACGGCGGGGTATGGCGACGGCACCGCCTTCCTCGCGATGCACGGCGCCACCGAAGACGACGACTGGACCTGCGACCGCCGCGAGTGCTTCGATGCGCGGGGCCGGCTGGTGCTGCCCGATCACTTTGCCGAGCACCAGGGCGGCGGCCTCGACCCCTGCGCCGCGCTCTCGAAACGCCTTACGCTGGAACCCGGCGCCACGCACGACCAGGTCTTCCTCATCGGTTATGCCGACACACCCGCCGCCGCGCGCGAGCTGGCCCAGGCCGCGGTGACCGTGCCGCCGCGCCAGCGGCTCGACGAAGTGCTCACCCGGTGGGACGCCCTGCTCGGCGCCACCCGCGTGCACACGCCCGACCCGCTCTTCGACGCGATGGTCAACCGCTGGCTGCTCTACCAGGCCGTGGCCTGCCGGCTGTGGGCCAAGGCCGGCTTCTACCAGGCGGGGGGTGCCACGGGCTTTCGCGACCAGCTGCAAGACGCGATGGCGCTGGCCTGGCCGGCGCCGCAGATGCTGCGCGACCAGATCCTCGTGGCGGCCTCGCGCCAGTTCCCCGAAGGCGATGTGCAGCACTGGTGGCACGCCCCCACCGGCGCCGGCGTGCGCACGCATTTCTCGGACGACCTGCTCTGGCTCGCACACGCCTGCTCGCACTACCTGCAGGCCACCGGTGACAGCTCGCTGCTCGACGAAGAGGTGCCCTTCCTCGACGGCGGCCCCATCCCCGAGGGCGCGGAAGACGCGTACTACACCCCCACCGTGAGCGCGCAGAAGGCGAGCGTCTACGAGCACGCCGCACGCGCCATCGACCGCAGCCTGAAGTGCGGCACCCACGGCCTGCCACTGATGGGCACCGGCGACTGGAACGACGGCATGAACCGTGTGGGCCACGAAGGGCGCGGCGAGTCGGTGTGGCTCGCGTGGTTTCTCTGCCGCATCGTCGACGACTTCGCGCCACTGGCGCGCGCGCGCGGCGAAGACGCTCGCGCCGAGCTGTGGGAGGCCGCAGCGACGGGCTGGCGCCGTGCGCTCGACACCGAGGCCTGGGACGGCCAGTGGTTCAAGCGCGCCTTCTTCGACGATGGCACGCCGCTCGGCTCGCAGGCCAACCGGGAGGGCCGCATCGACCTCATCGCACAGGCGTGGAGCGTGCTCGCGAACGCCGAGCCTTTCGAGCGCCCGCACAGCGCGATGACGGCGGCCGAAGAGCTGCTGGTCGACCACGACGCCGGCCTCATCAAGCTGCTCGACCCACCGCTCGCCACCGCCACACCGAGCGCGGGCTACATCCAGGCCTACCCACCCGGCGTGCGCGAGAACGGCGGGCAGTATTCGCACGCCGGGGTGTGGGCCCTGATGGCGCAGGCCGAGCTGGCCACGCGCGACGGCAGCACGCCCAGCCTCGCCGAGCTGCCCTATCGCTACTTCTGCTACCTCAGCCCGGCACACCGCGCACAGCACCCGCGCCTGGGCGAGGCCTATGCGATCGAGCCCTACGTGATGGCGGGTGACGTGTACACGCAGCCACCTTACGTGGGCCGCGGCGGCTGGAGCTGGTACACCGGCGCTGCGGCGTGGTTGCACCGCGCGGCGGTCGGCTCCATCCTGGGCCTCAAGCTGCAGGCCGAGCGCTTGAGCGTGCGGCCCTGCCTGCCCGCGCACTGGCCGCAGGCCGAGCTGACGCTGCAACGCGAGGGCCGGCGCCTGCACTTCACGCTGCTGCGGGGCAGCGCACACGCGGCGCGCGAGGCCGCGTCGGCAAAGAACGCGCGCGTGCTCGCCGTGGGGGAAAAGGTGAACTGGCGCGAGCTGCCAGCCGACACGGCCTTCGTGGTGCCGCTCACGCCGGAAGACGAAGTCGCCGCGTCACCGGCCCACAGCGCGCTTCACAAGTGA
- a CDS encoding DUF3309 domain-containing protein: MTLGTILLIVLILLLIGAFPSWPHSRGWGYGPTSGVGLLLIIVIVLLLMGRI; encoded by the coding sequence ATGACCCTAGGCACCATCCTGCTCATCGTGCTGATCCTGTTGTTGATCGGCGCCTTTCCCAGCTGGCCGCACAGCCGCGGCTGGGGCTACGGCCCGACGAGTGGCGTCGGCCTGTTGCTGATCATCGTGATCGTGCTGCTGCTGATGGGACGGATCTAG
- a CDS encoding sorbosone dehydrogenase family protein has product MSRLALALLAAASLAGCGETAKLPVSAGTGPQPELPAPHKTLIPTVKVAKVEPWPAGQGPQAAPGTKVNVFATGLDHPRWLHVLPNGDVLVAESNAPPRPDDGKGLRGWVMKLLMKRAGAGVPSANRITLLRDTNGDGVADERSPFLQNLDSPFGMALIGDQLYVANTDAIVRFTYTPGSTRIETAPARVTDLPGGTLNHHWTKSLIASRDGRKLYATVGSNSNVAENGIEAEEGRAAIWEVDVASGAKRLYATGLRNPNGMAWEPTTNMLWTVVNERDEIGSDLVPDYLTSVRDGGFYGWPYSYYGGHVDERVKPQRPDLVAKALVPDYALGPHTASLGLAWSAGTTLPASFAQGMFIGQHGSWNRKPPSGYKVIFVPFQNGKPSGPPLEVLSGFLNEESGIAHGRPVGVALDAKGSLLVADDVGNVVWRVSASAP; this is encoded by the coding sequence ATGTCGCGCCTCGCGCTGGCGCTGCTCGCGGCGGCATCGCTCGCCGGCTGCGGCGAGACCGCCAAGCTTCCGGTGTCGGCCGGTACGGGCCCGCAACCGGAGCTGCCGGCGCCCCACAAGACGCTGATCCCGACCGTGAAGGTGGCCAAGGTCGAGCCCTGGCCTGCAGGGCAGGGGCCGCAGGCAGCGCCGGGCACGAAGGTCAACGTGTTCGCCACCGGCCTCGACCACCCGCGCTGGCTGCATGTGCTGCCCAACGGCGACGTGCTCGTGGCCGAGAGCAACGCGCCGCCCCGGCCCGACGATGGCAAGGGCCTCAGGGGCTGGGTGATGAAGCTCCTGATGAAACGGGCGGGTGCGGGCGTGCCCAGCGCCAACCGCATCACCTTGCTGCGCGACACCAACGGCGATGGCGTGGCCGACGAGCGCTCGCCCTTCCTGCAGAACCTCGATTCCCCCTTCGGCATGGCGCTCATCGGCGACCAGCTCTACGTGGCCAACACCGATGCGATCGTGCGCTTCACCTACACGCCCGGCAGCACGCGCATCGAGACGGCCCCGGCCCGCGTGACCGATCTGCCCGGCGGCACGCTCAACCACCACTGGACCAAGAGCCTCATCGCCAGCCGCGACGGCCGCAAGCTCTACGCGACGGTGGGCTCCAACAGCAACGTGGCCGAGAACGGCATCGAAGCGGAAGAAGGCCGCGCGGCCATCTGGGAGGTCGACGTGGCGAGCGGCGCCAAGCGCCTCTATGCGACCGGCCTGCGCAACCCCAACGGCATGGCCTGGGAGCCCACCACCAACATGCTCTGGACGGTGGTCAACGAGCGCGACGAGATCGGCAGCGACCTCGTGCCCGACTACCTCACCTCGGTGAGAGACGGCGGCTTCTACGGCTGGCCCTACAGCTACTACGGCGGCCACGTCGACGAGCGCGTGAAGCCTCAGCGCCCCGACCTCGTGGCCAAGGCCCTCGTGCCCGACTACGCGCTCGGGCCACACACCGCCTCGCTCGGCCTGGCGTGGTCGGCTGGCACCACGCTGCCGGCCAGCTTCGCGCAAGGCATGTTCATCGGCCAGCACGGCTCATGGAACCGCAAGCCGCCGAGCGGCTACAAGGTCATCTTCGTGCCCTTCCAGAACGGAAAGCCCTCGGGTCCGCCGCTCGAGGTGTTGAGCGGCTTCCTGAACGAAGAGAGCGGCATCGCCCACGGCCGGCCCGTGGGCGTGGCGCTCGACGCCAAGGGCTCGCTGCTGGTGGCCGACGACGTGGGCAACGTGGTGTGGCGCGTGAGCGCGTCGGCACCGTGA